A genomic segment from Nocardiopsis sp. Huas11 encodes:
- a CDS encoding ABC transporter ATP-binding protein: MTQDKTPNDATALVVDGLSVIGRPSDVEIISDVSITVRRGEILGLVGESGSGKTTLGLSLLAHCKRATEISGGRVEVAGADLATLSERGVRALRGRAVAYIPQSPASALNPALRLRTQLREALHDSSLSAGTVAERVREVLREVALPDDAAFLARYPHQLSGGQQQRVAIAMAFIGRPDVIVLDEPTTGLDVTTQAHVLDTIRRMTRDYGTAGVYISHDMAVVAGLADEIAVMYRGELVERGRTAKVMAAPQHEYTRRLLSAVPLLRTDGDQEHTAAEEEPLLRVRGLSAGYGRTTVLEDIDVSVSRGQCVALLGESGSGKTTLSRAVVGLHRQFSGELLFDGTPLAAGAYRRTAEQRRRVQYVFQNPYEALNPRKRVRDQILGPYRHLVGRPRDPDAVVAEALERAALSASYADRFPEQLSGGERQRVCIARAVATGPDLLVCDEITSALDVSVQAEIVALLRDLQDAGMALLFVTHNIALVSNIADHVAVLDQGRIVEYGPVGEVMSAPEHEYTRALIADTPHFAPGFAQAAE; encoded by the coding sequence GTGACTCAGGACAAGACTCCGAACGACGCCACCGCACTGGTGGTCGACGGCCTCAGCGTGATCGGGCGTCCCTCGGACGTGGAAATCATCAGCGACGTGTCCATCACGGTGCGGCGCGGTGAGATCCTCGGCCTGGTGGGCGAGTCCGGTTCGGGCAAGACCACGCTGGGACTGTCGCTGCTGGCGCACTGCAAGCGCGCCACGGAGATCTCCGGCGGCCGGGTGGAGGTGGCCGGGGCCGACCTCGCGACGCTGTCCGAACGGGGCGTGCGCGCGCTGCGGGGGCGCGCGGTGGCCTACATCCCGCAGTCCCCCGCCTCGGCGCTCAACCCCGCGCTCAGGCTCCGCACCCAGCTGCGTGAGGCGCTGCACGACTCCTCCCTGTCCGCGGGCACGGTCGCCGAACGGGTCAGGGAGGTCCTGCGCGAGGTCGCCCTGCCCGACGACGCCGCCTTCCTGGCGCGCTACCCGCACCAGCTGTCGGGGGGCCAGCAGCAGCGCGTGGCGATCGCCATGGCCTTCATCGGGCGGCCGGACGTGATCGTGCTCGACGAGCCGACCACGGGCCTGGACGTGACCACGCAGGCGCACGTGCTGGACACGATCCGCCGGATGACCCGCGACTACGGCACGGCGGGGGTCTACATCAGCCACGACATGGCGGTGGTCGCCGGCCTGGCCGACGAGATCGCGGTCATGTACCGGGGCGAGCTGGTCGAGCGCGGGCGCACCGCGAAGGTCATGGCGGCGCCCCAGCACGAGTACACGCGCCGGCTGCTGTCGGCCGTCCCCCTGCTGCGGACCGACGGCGACCAGGAGCACACGGCGGCGGAGGAGGAGCCGCTGCTGCGGGTGCGCGGCCTGTCCGCCGGCTACGGGCGCACCACCGTGCTGGAGGACATCGACGTGTCGGTCTCGCGCGGGCAGTGCGTGGCGCTGCTGGGCGAGTCGGGGTCGGGCAAGACGACCCTGTCCCGGGCGGTCGTGGGGCTGCACCGGCAGTTCTCCGGCGAACTGCTCTTCGACGGCACTCCTCTGGCCGCCGGCGCCTACCGGCGCACCGCCGAGCAGCGGCGGCGCGTGCAGTACGTGTTCCAGAACCCGTACGAGGCCCTCAACCCGCGCAAGCGCGTGCGCGACCAGATCCTGGGCCCCTACCGGCACCTGGTGGGACGGCCGCGGGACCCCGACGCCGTGGTGGCCGAGGCCCTGGAACGCGCCGCCCTGTCGGCGTCCTACGCCGACCGCTTCCCGGAGCAGCTGAGCGGCGGCGAGCGCCAGCGGGTGTGCATCGCCCGCGCGGTGGCCACCGGGCCCGACCTGCTGGTGTGCGACGAGATCACCTCGGCGCTGGACGTGTCCGTGCAGGCCGAGATCGTCGCGCTGCTGCGCGACCTCCAGGACGCGGGGATGGCGCTGCTGTTCGTCACCCACAACATCGCGCTGGTGTCCAACATCGCCGACCACGTCGCGGTGCTCGACCAGGGCCGGATCGTGGAGTACGGGCCGGTCGGGGAGGTGATGTCGGCGCCCGAGCACGAGTACACGCGCGCGCTGATCGCCGACACCCCGCACTTCGCGCCGGGCTTCGCCCAGGCCGCGGAGTAG
- a CDS encoding PDR/VanB family oxidoreductase: MTVTTGPRVEQEYDARLDRRETVADGVLRLTLTRADGGAFEPWEPGAHVDLVLGPDLVRQYSLCGDPAERDVLRVAVLDAPEGRGGSRFVHERLTEGSTVRVRGPRNSFPFLPARRYVLVAGGIGITPLLPMIAAAHAAGADWRLVYGGRTRAAMAFGAELAREHGDRVSLHPQDEVGLLDLDALPADPGADTLVYCCGPEPLIAAVEERAAGWPAGTLRVERFAPREAATGGGAFDVELVESGVTVRVPEDRSVLEAVEDAGVQVLSSCREGTCGTCETPVLDGVPDHRDSLLTDEERASGEMMMICVSRAHSPRLVLEL, from the coding sequence ATGACCGTCACCACCGGGCCGCGCGTCGAGCAGGAGTACGACGCGCGGCTGGACCGCAGGGAGACCGTCGCCGACGGTGTGCTGCGGCTGACCCTCACCCGTGCCGACGGGGGCGCGTTCGAGCCCTGGGAGCCGGGCGCGCACGTCGACCTGGTGCTGGGCCCCGACCTGGTCCGCCAGTACTCGCTGTGCGGCGATCCGGCCGAGCGCGACGTCCTGCGCGTGGCCGTGCTGGACGCCCCCGAGGGCCGCGGCGGGTCCCGGTTCGTGCACGAGCGGCTGACCGAGGGGAGCACCGTGCGCGTGCGAGGACCGCGCAACTCCTTCCCGTTCCTGCCGGCGCGGCGCTACGTGCTCGTGGCGGGAGGCATCGGCATCACCCCGCTGCTGCCGATGATCGCCGCGGCCCACGCCGCCGGGGCCGACTGGCGGCTGGTCTACGGCGGACGCACGCGCGCCGCGATGGCCTTCGGCGCGGAGCTGGCACGGGAGCACGGGGACCGGGTGTCGCTCCATCCCCAGGACGAGGTCGGGCTGCTGGACCTGGACGCCCTGCCCGCCGACCCCGGCGCGGACACCCTCGTCTACTGCTGCGGCCCCGAGCCCCTCATCGCGGCCGTGGAGGAGCGGGCCGCCGGCTGGCCCGCGGGTACGCTCCGAGTCGAGCGGTTCGCCCCGCGGGAGGCCGCCACCGGCGGCGGCGCGTTCGACGTCGAGCTCGTCGAGTCGGGTGTGACCGTCCGCGTCCCCGAGGACCGGTCCGTGCTGGAGGCCGTCGAGGACGCCGGCGTCCAGGTGCTCTCCTCCTGCCGTGAGGGCACCTGCGGGACCTGCGAGACGCCCGTGCTCGACGGTGTGCCCGACCACCGGGACTCGCTGCTCACCGACGAGGAGCGCGCCTCGGGGGAGATGATGATGATCTGCGTGTCCCGTGCGCACTCGCCCCGGCTCGTGCTCGAACTCTGA
- a CDS encoding GNAT family N-acetyltransferase gives MLRTSPVRVLGERDREAVHALLDTDPVGNVFVTSRLMATGISAGPTGTEVWGHVDRGRLTALCYSGANLVPVNAGPAAIRGFADHARWRGRRCSSIVGPVEAVSEFWRQVTPAWGPARVIRSSQPVLEIDGPPRVAADPLVRRVRPSELNILLPACVAMFTEEVGVPPDSGDGGALYRARVEELVRTGRAFARIEDGRVVFKAEIGAVTPHACQVQGVWVHPDLRGRGHSSAGMAAVVEYALAEIAPRVTLYVNDFNTPARATYRKVGFRQVGEVMSVLF, from the coding sequence ATGCTGCGAACCTCGCCGGTACGGGTCCTCGGAGAGCGCGACCGCGAAGCCGTCCACGCGCTCCTGGACACCGATCCCGTGGGAAACGTCTTCGTCACGTCACGGCTGATGGCGACCGGTATCTCGGCCGGGCCCACCGGCACCGAGGTGTGGGGCCACGTCGATCGAGGGCGGTTGACCGCGCTGTGCTACTCCGGGGCCAACCTGGTCCCGGTCAACGCCGGCCCGGCCGCGATCCGCGGCTTCGCCGACCACGCCCGCTGGCGCGGCCGCCGCTGCTCCTCGATCGTCGGCCCGGTCGAGGCCGTCTCCGAGTTCTGGCGGCAGGTCACCCCGGCCTGGGGCCCCGCCCGGGTGATCAGGAGCAGCCAGCCGGTCCTGGAGATCGACGGGCCGCCCCGGGTCGCCGCGGACCCGCTGGTGCGGCGCGTACGCCCCTCCGAACTCAACATCCTGCTCCCGGCCTGCGTGGCGATGTTCACCGAGGAGGTCGGCGTGCCGCCCGACTCCGGGGACGGCGGCGCGCTGTACCGCGCGCGGGTGGAGGAACTGGTCCGCACCGGCCGCGCCTTCGCGCGCATCGAGGACGGGCGGGTCGTGTTCAAGGCCGAGATCGGCGCCGTGACACCGCACGCCTGCCAGGTCCAGGGCGTGTGGGTGCACCCCGACCTGCGCGGCCGCGGCCACTCCTCCGCGGGAATGGCCGCGGTGGTCGAGTACGCGCTCGCCGAGATCGCCCCCCGCGTGACCCTCTACGTCAACGACTTCAACACCCCTGCCCGCGCCACCTACCGCAAGGTGGGCTTCCGCCAGGTCGGCGAGGTCATGTCCGTCCTGTTCTGA
- a CDS encoding Lrp/AsnC family transcriptional regulator, with protein sequence MRLDRVDERIIAILGADARMSFAEIGGSVGLSPSAVKRRVDRLVESGAVRGFTVVVEPQAIGWTTEAFIELYCRARTSPGEIRTGLAAYAEITSACTVTGEADAIVQVRARDTHHLEEVIERIGAEPFVVRTKSTLVLSRLVDQPILAGAADLP encoded by the coding sequence ATGCGTCTGGATCGCGTCGATGAGCGGATCATCGCGATACTCGGCGCCGACGCGCGCATGAGCTTCGCCGAGATCGGCGGCTCCGTCGGTCTGAGCCCGTCCGCGGTCAAGCGGCGCGTGGACCGGCTGGTGGAGTCCGGCGCGGTCCGCGGGTTCACCGTGGTGGTGGAGCCGCAGGCCATCGGATGGACCACGGAGGCCTTCATCGAGCTGTACTGCCGGGCGCGCACCTCCCCCGGCGAGATCCGTACCGGGCTGGCCGCCTACGCCGAGATCACCTCGGCGTGCACGGTCACCGGCGAGGCCGACGCCATCGTCCAGGTCCGGGCCCGCGACACGCATCACCTGGAGGAGGTCATCGAGCGCATCGGCGCCGAGCCCTTCGTGGTGCGCACCAAGAGCACGCTGGTCCTGTCCCGTCTGGTGGACCAGCCCATCCTCGCCGGAGCCGCCGACCTGCCCTGA
- a CDS encoding alpha/beta hydrolase — protein MRARTWATASTGAILASLVAALPVQAAEAAPATRVDLRALDWSSCEDLAPVGEETLECATLTVPMARGDHAASTEGHDATVDLALSRVPATGTAEHTLLVNPGGPGSPGRMWAAHTHQRMSEELREVYDVVSFDPRGVGASTPAVACDPDHFTPARPDTVPDGPAEEAALRERAEAHAQACADNSGPILEHMRTEDTAHDMDAIRAALGVERIDYLGYSYGTYLGTVYSALYPERVRALVLDSVVNPDNPWYESNHVQSRALDRAAGAFFSWVADHDDAYGLGDTGEEVADAYYALRERLGSEPAAGTVGPTELEGAAIVVAYSGRTWPAVASALSAQVNDDDSAPLVGLHEAYGDNADSDNGYAGYLAVQCTDAHWPRDWETWRSDTAAVHEDAPFMAWHNTSYNAPCATWSAPSGDWFRVDDGSYGHPAYTGEALIVHATGDGATPVEGAHSLHRRLTGSALVIEDGGLTHGVALTGNACVDEAVSAYLLDGELPEAAPGADLTCEAGPPPQPRTAQSEPAPDVQRFGPFGLDRASDSPHMVE, from the coding sequence GTGCGAGCACGAACCTGGGCCACCGCCTCCACCGGAGCGATCCTGGCCTCCCTGGTGGCGGCCCTGCCCGTCCAGGCGGCGGAGGCGGCCCCGGCGACGCGGGTCGACCTGCGCGCCCTGGACTGGAGCTCCTGCGAGGACCTCGCGCCGGTCGGCGAGGAGACCCTGGAGTGCGCCACCCTCACCGTCCCGATGGCCCGCGGCGACCACGCCGCGAGCACGGAGGGGCACGACGCCACCGTCGACCTCGCCCTGTCCCGTGTCCCCGCCACCGGCACCGCCGAGCACACCCTGCTGGTCAACCCCGGCGGGCCCGGCAGCCCCGGGCGCATGTGGGCCGCCCACACGCACCAGCGCATGTCCGAGGAGCTGCGCGAGGTCTACGACGTCGTCTCCTTCGACCCCCGCGGCGTCGGCGCCTCCACCCCGGCGGTCGCCTGCGACCCCGACCACTTCACACCCGCGCGCCCCGACACCGTCCCGGACGGGCCGGCGGAGGAGGCCGCCCTGCGGGAGCGGGCCGAGGCGCACGCCCAGGCCTGCGCCGACAACAGCGGCCCCATCCTGGAGCACATGCGCACCGAGGACACCGCCCACGACATGGACGCCATCCGCGCGGCCCTGGGCGTGGAGCGGATCGACTACCTCGGCTACTCCTACGGCACCTACCTGGGCACGGTGTACTCCGCGCTCTACCCCGAACGCGTGCGCGCCCTGGTCCTGGACAGCGTGGTCAATCCTGACAACCCCTGGTACGAGAGCAACCACGTGCAGAGCCGCGCCCTGGACCGCGCCGCCGGCGCCTTCTTCTCCTGGGTCGCCGACCACGACGACGCCTACGGCCTCGGGGACACCGGCGAGGAGGTCGCGGACGCCTACTACGCCCTGCGGGAGCGCCTGGGATCCGAACCCGCCGCCGGGACCGTGGGTCCGACCGAGCTGGAGGGGGCGGCCATCGTCGTCGCCTACAGCGGCCGCACCTGGCCCGCGGTCGCCTCGGCCCTGTCCGCCCAGGTCAACGACGACGATTCCGCCCCGCTGGTCGGCCTGCACGAGGCCTACGGCGACAACGCCGACAGCGACAACGGCTACGCCGGCTACCTCGCCGTACAGTGCACCGACGCCCACTGGCCGCGGGACTGGGAGACCTGGCGCTCGGACACCGCGGCCGTCCACGAGGACGCGCCCTTCATGGCCTGGCACAACACCTCCTACAACGCGCCCTGCGCGACCTGGTCCGCGCCCTCCGGCGACTGGTTCCGGGTCGACGACGGCTCCTACGGCCACCCCGCCTACACGGGCGAAGCGCTCATCGTGCACGCCACCGGCGACGGCGCGACCCCGGTCGAGGGGGCCCACTCCCTGCACCGGCGCCTGACCGGATCCGCCCTGGTCATCGAGGACGGCGGCCTCACCCACGGCGTCGCGCTGACCGGCAACGCCTGCGTGGACGAGGCGGTCTCCGCCTACCTGCTCGACGGCGAGCTGCCCGAGGCCGCGCCGGGCGCCGACCTCACCTGCGAGGCGGGGCCGCCGCCCCAGCCGCGTACGGCCCAGAGCGAGCCCGCCCCCGACGTGCAGCGGTTCGGGCCCTTCGGACTCGACCGCGCCTCGGACTCCCCGCACATGGTCGAATAG
- a CDS encoding aromatic ring-hydroxylating dioxygenase subunit alpha produces the protein MTEFVRNQWYVAAYGTEIGRELFARTILGEPIVFYRTEAGEVVALADRCVHRRYPLSESRLEGDRIICGYHGFTYDTLGTCVSVPGQKRIPRTARVPAYTVVEQDSFVWVWIGDRELAESTPIPRAPWLDDESYTVVCGMEPLAARYDLLVDNLLDLSHETYLHGGYIGTPEVAETPITTEVDEAERVVYVSRHMADAACPPFYAESTGIQGRITRWQDIEYRPPCLYLLHSRIAPVGVLPNEDGTDPDAFHVEVVYAITPETEHSTHDFWAVARDFALGDEKVSAFLKENNRTVVLQDVVALDLLEKVVEQEADGYQELSVNIDTGGLAARRMLKAMAAEGRGQAPSTPAAAAGRVRS, from the coding sequence ATGACGGAGTTCGTTCGCAACCAGTGGTACGTCGCCGCGTACGGGACCGAGATCGGCCGCGAGCTGTTCGCGCGCACGATCCTCGGCGAGCCGATCGTGTTCTACCGCACGGAGGCCGGTGAGGTCGTCGCCCTCGCCGACCGCTGTGTCCACCGCCGCTACCCGCTCTCGGAGAGCCGGTTGGAGGGCGACCGCATCATCTGCGGCTACCACGGCTTCACCTACGACACGCTCGGCACGTGCGTGTCGGTGCCGGGCCAGAAGCGCATCCCGCGCACGGCCCGGGTCCCCGCCTACACCGTCGTCGAGCAGGACTCCTTCGTGTGGGTCTGGATCGGCGACCGGGAGCTCGCCGAGTCCACCCCGATCCCCCGTGCCCCCTGGCTCGACGACGAGTCCTACACGGTCGTGTGCGGCATGGAGCCGCTCGCCGCGCGCTATGACCTGCTGGTCGACAACCTGCTGGACCTGTCCCACGAGACCTACCTGCACGGCGGCTACATCGGGACGCCCGAGGTGGCCGAGACCCCCATCACCACCGAGGTCGACGAGGCCGAGCGCGTGGTCTACGTCAGCCGCCACATGGCCGACGCCGCCTGCCCGCCCTTCTACGCCGAGTCCACCGGCATCCAGGGCCGCATCACCCGCTGGCAGGACATCGAGTACCGTCCGCCGTGCCTGTACCTCCTGCACAGCCGCATCGCCCCCGTCGGCGTCCTGCCGAACGAGGACGGCACCGACCCCGACGCCTTCCACGTCGAGGTGGTGTACGCCATCACGCCCGAGACCGAGCACAGCACCCACGACTTCTGGGCGGTCGCCCGCGACTTCGCCCTCGGCGACGAGAAGGTCTCGGCCTTCCTCAAGGAGAACAACCGCACCGTCGTCCTGCAGGACGTGGTCGCCCTCGACCTCCTGGAGAAGGTGGTCGAGCAGGAGGCCGACGGCTACCAGGAGCTGTCGGTCAACATCGACACCGGCGGGCTCGCCGCGCGCCGCATGCTCAAGGCCATGGCGGCCGAGGGCCGTGGGCAGGCGCCCTCGACGCCGGCCGCGGCGGCCGGGCGGGTGCGGTCGTGA
- a CDS encoding IclR family transcriptional regulator, with product MADAAGGARPDHRTVTAKVLALLGAFTPDTPELTLTELARRSGLSLPTAHRRAAELVEWGALERGADGRYRVGLRLWEVASLAPRGLGLREAAMPFLEDLYEVTRENVQLAVREGRELVFVERIAGRHAIPVLTRVGGRFDLHSTGVGLVLLAHAPVDVQDAVLGGPLRAHTPLTVTDPVRLRARLAEIRQCGYAVSEGQVTTDALSIAAPVRDAGGAVVAAVSLVVRMDEARPAALAPVVQAAARGISRVLGSAPRRR from the coding sequence GTGGCGGACGCCGCGGGCGGGGCGCGCCCCGACCACCGGACGGTCACCGCCAAGGTGCTCGCCCTGCTGGGCGCCTTCACCCCCGACACCCCCGAGCTGACCCTCACCGAACTGGCCCGCCGGTCCGGGCTGTCCCTGCCCACCGCCCACCGGCGGGCCGCCGAACTCGTCGAGTGGGGCGCCCTGGAGCGCGGCGCCGACGGCCGCTACCGGGTCGGGCTGCGCCTGTGGGAGGTGGCGTCGCTGGCCCCGCGCGGCCTGGGCCTGCGCGAGGCCGCCATGCCGTTCCTGGAGGACCTGTACGAGGTCACGCGGGAGAACGTGCAGCTCGCGGTCCGGGAGGGCCGGGAGCTGGTGTTCGTGGAGCGCATCGCCGGACGGCACGCCATCCCCGTGCTGACCCGCGTCGGCGGGCGCTTCGACCTGCACTCCACGGGTGTGGGACTGGTCCTGCTCGCGCACGCGCCCGTGGACGTGCAGGACGCGGTGCTGGGCGGGCCGCTGCGCGCCCACACCCCGCTGACGGTGACCGACCCCGTCCGGCTCCGCGCGCGGCTGGCCGAGATCCGCCAGTGCGGGTACGCCGTGAGCGAGGGCCAGGTGACCACCGACGCGCTCTCGATCGCCGCTCCGGTCAGGGACGCGGGCGGCGCCGTCGTGGCGGCGGTCTCCCTGGTGGTGCGGATGGACGAGGCCCGCCCCGCGGCGCTGGCCCCGGTCGTCCAGGCCGCCGCGCGGGGGATCTCGCGCGTGCTCGGCTCCGCGCCGCGACGCCGCTGA